CACCTAACTGCTTCTGAGCGTTCTGCAGGCCGACGTCTGCCAGGTGGTTGAAGCTGTTGTCGTTGAGACCGCCGGTATCGGTGACGAGACCGACTTTCAGGTCGCTTTTGTTACCGCTTGCTGCGCCGCCAGACCCGGTTGCGTTTCCTCCAGAAGTCGAACCTCCGGTCGAATTGGTTCCACACCCAGCGACGAGGACGGTTAGGGCAATTGCTGCTGCTGCAGTTGACAACAATTTCTTTTTCATTTCCTTTACCCCCTACAAATGAGATCTTGATTTTTGCTGGTCCATCCACTTCCACTTATGAGCGGTCAATGTTTCGACATAAAGTGGCATAATTCCTACTGCCTTCGACACTGTTTTTGTGAACATCGTAAAATTTTCAGGACAAGGCCGTAAAGTCTGACCATATTATCCCCAGTTTGTAATTTTTACGCTCAACTTTTGCGCTGATTTGCCCGCAAGAGGTCAGTAGCCAACCTGCCGCAGGTCATTCTGCCCGTTCTGATGCGCTGAAAAACTGCTTGATGCGCGCGTAAAGATCATCTACACCGTGGAATGCAAACTGCAGAGAAGTGAGTTCGCCGTCGCGCAGGTACGCGAGTGCCGGTACACTTTGCACTTCAAATGCTTCGAGCAAAGGCCTGGCAAAGTTCGCGTCGCATGTGTAAATGACGAGTCCCGGCAGCGTCGCTGCGACAATTTCCAGCATTCTCCGGGCGAGTTTACAGGTTCCGCACAGCGGTGTATAAAAGAAAACGATTACGTTTTTTTCCTGCGCAGCGACCTCCAACACCTCTGTGTCGCTGATCTCTTTGAACATGTACATCCCCCCCCCCGGCTGAGACTTACCTGAAGCGACCATGAACCGCCCAATTTGTTGCGGGTAGACGAATATCCCTAACACTGGTCATGCTACCCGAATTGTATGGGAGTGTGCAGTGAAGCACAAATTCTGAAGGAGGGATTTCCATGTACGGTGTTTTCGGAGGCTATACCCGGTGGGCGGTTGTGTTCCTGATCATCTTTGTGCTGTTCTTCCTCCTCGTGCCAGCATACACAACGGCACCGACAACGACCTGCTAAGCAGCGTGTCGTCCACATACTTTCAATCAAGCGTGGTCACCTATCGGGGCCACGCTTGTTTCTATGAAAGGATGGTGTGACTCATATTGCGTGTGTACATAACGATGCGCCCAGTTCCGGGAGTTCGGCACTGGGCGCAGTGAACGCTGGGGTATGCGTAAAATGGTCGGGGAAGGCTACAATCGCCAAATTAGTACCAACCAGGCCGTCTGCCGATTGGGGCACCTACGCCACCCGGGTGAATGACCCAAGGGGAGTAATAACTCGGCCCACCTGGTGTGCCATAGCCAATTGCGCCGCGGGCAGGGGGATAACCCGGCACGCGCGGATACCCTTGTTGTAGCGGATAACGGCCGTATGCACGTGGTCCGGCCGCAGCACGACTTCCGGCGAGCCCACCGAAGAGAAGAAACAGCGGAAGAAAGCAGGGTGTTGCGTCGACGTGGGATGAACCTGTCATACGTTCTCCTCCTTTTCGTACCGTTTAGTATATGGTCTGAAAACACATCTGCTTGGGCAACTGTCGCAGCACGCTGCCAAAACGCAAGAAAATTGTGCAAATTGGATTGTGGCCTAGGAGAACTTGTAGAATGACAGTGGAGGAAAAACGTTAAGATGTAACATACCATGGTAGTGTGCAGGTTGGCGGTTCTCATCTCAGGGAAGGAAGTTGGACGATATGCATACATCATCGACTTCGCGAAAGGTGATTATCGTTGAGGGCAAAACAGACAAGGCACGAATACTTCGCGTCATTCGTGAAGATGTCGAGGTGGTATGCACGAAAGGTACGCTCAGTTACGAATGGGTAGAGAATGAAATTGTTC
Above is a genomic segment from Alicyclobacillus acidoterrestris containing:
- a CDS encoding thioredoxin family protein, whose protein sequence is MFKEISDTEVLEVAAQEKNVIVFFYTPLCGTCKLARRMLEIVAATLPGLVIYTCDANFARPLLEAFEVQSVPALAYLRDGELTSLQFAFHGVDDLYARIKQFFSASERAE